One segment of Panicum virgatum strain AP13 chromosome 1K, P.virgatum_v5, whole genome shotgun sequence DNA contains the following:
- the LOC120650214 gene encoding ribose-phosphate pyrophosphokinase 4 — MEVAPAAGKQKTKKHIHLFYCSECEELALKIAASSDAIELQSINWRSFDDGFPNLFINKAHDIRGQHVAFLASFSSPAVIFEQISVIFALPKLFIASFTLVLPFFPTGSFERVEEEGDVATAFTLARILSMVPKSRGGPTSVVIYDIHALQERFYFGDDVLPCFETGIPLLLQRLRQLPDADNITIAFPDDGAWKRFHKLLQHFPMIVCNKVREGDKRIVRIKEGNPEGRHVVIVDDLVQSGGTLRECQKVLASHGAAKVSAYVTHAVFPKQSYERFMTSNSAGPGDQFAYFWITDSCPHTVKAIGQRPPFEVLSLAGSIADALQI, encoded by the exons ATGGaggtcgcccccgccgccggcaagcagaagacgaagaagcACATACACCTCTTCTACTGCTCCGAGTGCGAGGAGCTCGCGCTCAAGATCGCCGCCAGCTCCGACGCCATCGAGCTCCAGTCCATCAACTGGCG GAGCTTCGATGACGGGTTCCCGAACCTGTTCATCAACAAGGCGCACGACATCCGGGGGCAGCACGTGGCGTTCCTGGCCTCCTtcagctcgccggcggtgatCTTCGAGCAGATCTCCGTCATCTTCGCGCTGCCCAAGCTCTTCATCGCCTCCTTCACGCTCGTGCTGCCCTTCTTCCCCACGGGCTCCTTCGAGCGCGTCGAGGAGGAAGGGGACGTCGCCACCGCCTTCACCCTCGCGCGCATCCTCTCCATGGTCCCCAAGTCGCGCGGTGGACCTACCAGCGTCGTCATCTACGACATCCACGCGCTCCAGGAGAGGTTCTACTTCGGGGACGACGTCCTGCCATGCTTCGAGACAGGGATCCCGCTCCTGCTGCAGCGCCTCCGCCAGCTCCCGGACGCAGACAAT ATTACAATTGCCTTCCCAGATGATGGGGCGTGGAAGCGGTTCCACAAGCTCTTGCAACACTTTCCAATG ATAGTCTGTAACAAGGTTCGTGAAGGCGACAAGAGAATAGTTCGAATAAAGGAAGGAAATCCTGAAGGGCGACATGTTGTTATTGTTGACGATTTAGTGCAATCTGGGGGAACTCTTAGAGAGTGCCAG AAAGTTCTGGCTTCACATGGTGCTGCAAAAGTTAGTGCTTATGTGACTCATGCTGTGTTCCCTAAGCAATCATATGAACGTTTCATGACATCTAATTCTG CTGGGCCAGGTGACCAGTTTGCTTACTTCTGGATCACGGACTCATGTCCTCACACAGTGAAAGCCATTGGGCAAAGACCTCCATTTGAGGTGCTGAGCCTTGCTGGCTCAATTGCGGATGCTCTTCAGATATGA
- the LOC120650206 gene encoding cysteine protease XCP1-like, giving the protein MGSKLPVLFLCLAFAACSANQHHDPSVVGYSQEDLALPSKLLDLFTSWSVKHSKIYASPKEKAKRYRVFKQNLMHIAETNRKNGSYWLGLNQFSDIAHEEFKTNYLGLKPGLPKMGAPSRPATTFRYADAVNLPWAVDWRYKGAVTPVKNQGKCGSCWAFSTVAAVEGINQIVTGKLVSLSEQELMDCDTTFDNGCGGGIMDFAFAFIMGNQGIHTEEDYPYLMEEGYCKQKQPHARVVTITGYEDVPENSEISLLKALAHQPVSVGIAAGSKDFQFYKGGVFDGACSAELDHALTAVGYGSSYGQDYIVMKNSWGKNWGEQGFVRIKRGTGKPEGVCGIYAMASYPVKNATHWGA; this is encoded by the exons ATGGGATCCAAGCTCCCAGTGCTCTTCCTATGCCTAGCATTTGCAGCCTGTTCTGCTAACCAGCACCACGACCCCTCCGTTGTCGGATACTCGCAGGAGGATCTTGCATTGCCGAGCAAACTTCTTGACCTCTTCACATCCTGGTCAGTCAAGCACAGCAAGATCTACGCCAGCCCGAAGGAGAAGGCGAAGAGGTATAGGGTATTCAAGCAGAACCTGATGCACATTGCAGAAACGAACAGGAAGAATGGGAGCTACTGGCTGGGCCTGAACCAGTTTTCTGACATCGCTCACGAAGAGTTCAAGACCAATTATCTGGGATTGAAGCCAGGATTGCCAAAAATGGGTGCACCATCGCGTCCTGCAACAACATTCAGGTATGCCGATGCGGTTAACCTGCCCTGGGCAGTGGACTGGAGGTACAAGGGAGCTGTGACACCAGTCAAGAACCAAGGAAAATGCG GGAGTTGCTGGGCCTTCTCGACGGTGGCAGCAGTTGAAGGGATCAACCAGATCGTGACGGGCAAGCTGGTGTCGCTCTCAGAGCAGGAGCTGATGGACTGCGACACAACGTTTGATAATGGCTGCGGAGGGGGGATCATGGACTTCGCATTCGCTTTCATAATGGGGAACCAGGGCATCCACACTGAGGAGGATTACCCGTACCTCATGGAGGAGGGCTACTGCAAACAAAAACAG CCTCATGCCAGAGTGGTCACTATTACTGGATACGAGGATGTCCCGGAGAACAGCGAGATCAGCCTGCTGAAAGCGTTGGCTCATCAGCCTGTCAGTGTTGGGATAGCTGCTGGGAGCAAGGACTTCCAGTTCTACAAAGGG GGGGTGTTTGACGGGGCCTGCAGCGCCGAGCTTGACCACGCATTGACGGCCGTCGGATACGGCTCATCCTACGGACAGGACTACATCGTCATGAAGAACTCGTGGGGCAAGAACTGGGGAGAGCAAGGGTTCGTCAGGATAAAGAGGGGCACCGGGAAACCGGAGGGCGTCTGTGGAATCTACGCGATGGCTTCCTACCCTGTCAAAAATGCGACACACTGGGGGGCGTAA
- the LOC120650198 gene encoding short-chain dehydrogenase/reductase family 42E member 1-like: MHLSANEGIEGVRFAVTGGQGFVGAALCLELLRRGAREVRSLDLRAASSWSQQLLDAGVRIIQGDIRKKDDVGRALCGVDCVFHLASYGMSGKEMVQAGRADEVNINGTCNVLDACHEHGVRRLVYVSTYNVVFGGKPIVNGNEALPYFPIEDHVDAYGRSKSVAEQLVLKSNGRPAKHDRSTRLYTCAIRPAAIYGPGEERHLPRILRLAKLGLAFFRIGGPDVKTDWVYIDNLVLALILASMGLLDDIPDRKGTPVAAGQAYFICDGSPCNTFEFIISPIFQSLGYSVPRVTLDTSAALAISRIFLFISTLFYPWLDSKWIPQPLILPAEVYKVGVTHYFSFLKARNELGYVPMVSPREGLAATISYWQAQKRRELDGPTIFTWLAVTIGMLAIFSAACLPPVGPLKWVLDIHLFVFRSLLVIRLVFAAAVAAHIGEAVYAWFLAKKVDPRNAAGWFWQTFALGFFSLQYLLKRVRG; this comes from the exons ATGCATCTGAGCGCGAACGAGGGGATCGAGGGCGTGCGGTTCGCGGTGACCGGCGGGCAGGGCTTCGTCGGCGCCGCCCTCTGCCTCgagctgctccgccgcggcgccagGGAGGTCCGGTCCCTCGacctccgcgccgcctcctcctggtCCCAGCAGCTCCTCGACGCCGGCGTCCGCATCATCCAAG GGGACATTAGAAAGAAGGATGATGTGGGGAGGGCTTTATGCGGAGTGGACTGTGTTTTCCACCTTGCTTCTTATGGCATGTCCGGAAAGGAAATGGTGCAGGCTGGTAGAGCTGACGAGGTTAATATAAACGGGACCTGCAATGTACTCGACGCTTGCCATGAGCATGGTGTCAGAAGGCTTGTGTATGTAAGCACATACAATGTGGTGTTTGGGGGAAAGCCGATTGTCAATGGAAATGAGGCATTGCCTTATTTTCCAATTGAAGATCATGTTGATGCTTATGGGCGCAGCAAATCAGTTGCTGAACAGTTGGTGCTGAAGAGTAATGGGCGGCCAGCTAA GCATGATAGAAGTACTCGTCTTTATACATGTGCAATTCGCCCTGCTGCTATATATGGGCCAGGTGAAGAGCGTCATCTTCCAAGAATCCTGCGCCTTGCAAAGTTGGGGTTAGCATTCTTCAGGATTGGGGGTCCAGATGTAAAGACTGATTGGGTTTATATAGATAATCTAGTTCTTGCTCTGATATTGGCAAGCATGGGACTTTTAGATGACATTCCTGACAGGAAGGGAACTCCTGTAGCAGCTGGTCAGGCATATTTCATCTGCGATG GATCACCATGCAACACTTTTGAATTTATCATCAGCCCCATATTTCAAAGTTTGGGTTATTCAGTTCCTCGAGTGACGCTGGATACCTCTGCTGCCCTTGCCATTTCaagaatatttttatttatatctaCACTGTTCTATCCATGGCTTGATAGTAAATGGATCCCTCAGCCTCTTATTCTTCCTGCTGAAGTGTATAAG GTTGGTGTTACACACTATTTTTCATTCTTGAAAGCTAGAAATGAACTCGGCTATGTACCTATGGTGAGCCCTCGGGAAGGCCTGGCTGCAACAATCTCGTATTGGCAGGCGCAGAAGAGAAGGGAACTAGATGGCCCGACTATATTTACTTGGTTAGCTGTTACAATTGGGATGCTTGCTATATTCTCTGCTGCTTGCCTTCCACCCGTCGGCCCGTTGAAATGGGTGCTTGACATCCATTTATTTGTATTTCGCTCATTGTTGGTGATTCGGCTAGTCTTTGCGGCAGCAGTTGCAGCGCATATTGGTGAAGCCGTTTATGCCTGGTTCTTGGCAAAAAAGGTGGATCCAAGGAATGCTGCGGGGTGGTTTTGGCAAACCTTTGCTCTTGGGTTCTTTTCTCTGCAGTATCTTCTCAAGAGAGTGAGAGGGTAA